One window of the Chryseotalea sp. WA131a genome contains the following:
- a CDS encoding threonylcarbamoyl-AMP synthase — MSIIGKDIQEAKRLLEQGELVAIPTETVYGLAGNALDGNTVTKIFSVKERPFFDPLIVHVPDLKSVDKWVTHIPAKAKKLAEAFWPGPLTLLLPRKSVIPDIVTAGLETVGIRCPKNELTQQLLRSIDFPLAAPSANPFGYVSPTNPHHVNEQLGNKINYIVDGGECQVGIESTIVGFENDSPVVFRLGGLSIEDIERVAGKVDIQLNSSSNPKAPGQLRSHYAPRKKLLVGSLTELLSHYGNQVSVVAYKNPLREVELSNQRILSPKGKLEEAAQNLFSALRELDKLAPPIIIAEEVPNVGIGRAINDRLYRAAAQEGNRQ; from the coding sequence GTGTCTATCATTGGTAAAGATATTCAAGAAGCAAAACGTTTGCTTGAGCAAGGCGAGTTGGTTGCTATTCCAACCGAGACTGTTTATGGCTTGGCAGGCAATGCATTGGATGGAAATACGGTTACCAAAATTTTTTCCGTTAAAGAGCGCCCTTTCTTCGACCCACTGATTGTTCATGTGCCAGATTTAAAATCGGTCGATAAATGGGTGACCCACATTCCTGCGAAAGCAAAAAAGTTAGCAGAAGCATTTTGGCCTGGGCCGTTGACGTTGTTGCTTCCGCGGAAAAGTGTCATACCAGATATTGTAACGGCTGGCTTGGAAACAGTGGGCATACGCTGCCCCAAAAATGAGTTGACCCAGCAACTTTTGCGGTCGATTGATTTTCCGTTGGCTGCGCCCAGTGCAAATCCTTTTGGATACGTAAGCCCTACCAATCCCCATCATGTAAATGAACAGCTAGGGAATAAAATAAATTATATAGTAGATGGTGGTGAATGCCAAGTGGGTATTGAGTCAACCATTGTTGGTTTTGAAAACGACTCGCCAGTGGTATTTCGCTTGGGTGGATTAAGCATTGAAGATATTGAAAGAGTGGCTGGCAAAGTGGATATACAATTGAATTCATCTTCCAACCCCAAGGCACCGGGGCAGTTGAGGAGTCATTACGCGCCAAGAAAAAAATTACTAGTAGGCAGTTTAACGGAACTACTCAGCCATTATGGAAATCAGGTGTCGGTTGTCGCTTACAAAAACCCGTTGAGAGAAGTTGAACTGAGTAACCAACGTATCCTTTCACCCAAAGGAAAATTGGAGGAGGCAGCCCAAAATCTTTTTTCTGCTTTGCGGGAATTGGACAAGTTAGCACCACCGATCATCATTGCAGAAGAAGTTCCGAATGTCGGTATTGGCCGTGCAATTAATGATAGATTGTACAGAGCTGCTGCTCAAGAAGGCAATCGGCAGTAA
- a CDS encoding NUDIX hydrolase, translating to MNRTHLIQLLHSYQTSFKEEQVFTPEFIELLKSPDAFQRTHLPGHITGSVWILNTTQDKALLVHHAKLNKWVQPGGHADGDENILSVAVREAEEETGLTNFKVKEGLFDIDIHLIPERKDFPAHDHYDIRFLLIADEKQPILVSDESHDVKWISLNEIEKFTNERSVLRMVEKVLFKASKS from the coding sequence ATGAATAGAACTCATTTAATCCAACTGCTCCACTCCTATCAAACGAGTTTTAAAGAAGAGCAAGTATTTACCCCTGAATTTATAGAACTACTCAAAAGTCCGGATGCATTTCAGCGAACGCACTTGCCAGGACATATCACGGGTTCGGTTTGGATCTTGAATACGACTCAAGACAAAGCACTTTTGGTACATCATGCCAAGCTAAACAAATGGGTGCAACCTGGTGGCCATGCAGATGGTGACGAAAATATTTTGAGCGTAGCCGTGCGGGAAGCCGAAGAAGAAACCGGGTTAACGAATTTTAAAGTCAAGGAAGGATTGTTTGATATTGACATTCATTTGATTCCAGAACGAAAAGATTTTCCGGCCCATGACCATTACGATATTCGCTTTCTATTGATAGCCGATGAGAAGCAACCGATTTTAGTAAGCGATGAATCGCACGATGTGAAATGGATTTCGCTCAACGAAATTGAGAAATTCACAAATGAAAGGTCTGTTTTGCGAATGGTAGAGAAGGTTCTATTCAAGGCGAGTAAATCGTAA